The Elusimicrobiaceae bacterium region GGCAGGACGACGTATTTGATATTACTGTACAATTCACGGTGTTCACTTCCATTCTTGAGCCGGAAACTAAAAAACGGGTGGCGGCGGAAATTTTACGGGTGCTTAAACCCGGCGGAATATTAATCTGGTACGACTTTCACATGGACAATCCGGCTAATCACGATGTGAAAGGGGTAAAAAAAGCTGAAATCATGGCCTTGTTCCCAGGCTGTGAAATAAGACTTAAACGCATCACGCTTGCGCCTCCATTAACCCGTATTATTGCGCCATGCTCGGTCATATGCTGCCAACTTCTGGAAACACTGGCTTTGTTAAATACCCATTATATGGGTTACATAAGGAAACCGTAACCATGCAGATTCCATTTCACAAATCCTATATCACAGAAGACGAAATTAACGCCGTAGTCGAGGCCATGAAGTCCGGCTGGATAACCATGGGCCCAAAAACCATCGAATTCGAGAACAAATTCCGCGATTACATTTTTGAAGACTCGAACGTTGCCCCGGAAAACAGGTTCGCCGTTTCCGTAAACTCGGCCACAGCCGCTTTGCACCTCGCGCTCAAGGCCATCGGCCTGCAGCGCGGCGACGAGGTCATCATGCCCACCTGCACCTTCATCGCCACCGCCGAAGTGGTAACCTATTTCGGCGCAATACCGGTGCTGTGCGACATTGAATACGACACCCATAACATTGACGCCTCCAAAATCGAGCCGCTTGTTACCGCCAGAACCAAAGCCATTATGCCGGTACACTACGGCGGACAGATGTGCGATATGGACGCAATCGCCGCCATCGCAAAAAAACACGGACTGAAAGTTATCGAGGACGCCGCGCACTGCCTGCCGTCCTCTTACAAAAACCGCCGGGCCGGCACGCTCAGCGACATAACCTGCTTCAGCTTTTACGCGACAAAAACCCTCGCCTGCGGAGAGGGGGGAATGCTTGTCACAACCAATCCCGACTACGCGAAAACCGCGAAAATCAACCGGCTGCACGGCATAAGCCGCGACGCATGGGACCGCTATACCGCCCAAGGCAGCTGGTTTTATGAAGTGGTGGACAACGGCAACAAATACAACACCACCGACATTAACGCCGCAATCGGGCTTGCCCAGCTGGACAAGCTCGATTACATGCACAGCCGCCGCGCGGCAATCGCCGCGAGATACGACAGGACGTTCGCCGGGTCCGCTGTCATCCGGCCGGTTATAAAAGCCGGCCGTGAAACCTCCTGGCACCTTTACGCCATCAAGGTTAATAACCGTGACGAAGTGATGGCGAAACTGAAAGGGAACGGCATTTCAACGTCGCTTCATTTCATTCCGGTGCACCGGCAGCCATACTACATGAAAGAATACGGATACCGGCTGGAAAAGTACCCGATCGCGGAAAAGGTATACGCCCAAACCATATCGCTGCCGATTTTCACGGCCATGACGGAAGAGGAAGCGGACTTCACGGCCAAGGAAACACTCCGGCATGCCCGCTAGACTTTATGTCCCGGCAGGCAAACGCATGCTGGACATGACGCTGATAATATTCGCGCTGCCGCTGGTTATTCCGCTTTTCATTGCCGCGGCGCTCGCGGTTAAAGCCGGGGATGGCGGGCCGGTATTTTTCAGGCAGAAGCGCGCCGGCCTTGCTTTCCAGCCTTTTTTTATCCTGAAATTTCGCACGATGACGGAAAACGCCGAACGGCAGGGCGCCCAGATAACGGCCGGAGGCGACACCCGGATAACGCCGGTCGGAAAATTCCTGCGCGCCGCAAAGCTCGACGAGCTGCCCCAGCTTTTTAACGTGCTGAAAGGCGAGATGAGCCTTGTGGGGCCGCGCCCGGAGGTGGCCCGCTATGTGGAGCTGTTTCGCCAGGATTATGAAACCGTGCTGTCCGTGCGGCCCGGAATAACCGACTATGCCGCCATCGCATTTCGCAACGAAGAGGAACTGCTCGCCCGCTGCCAGCGCCCGCGGGACGCTTATGTTAACGAGATTCTGCCCGCCAAAATCGCGCTTTACAAAAAATATGTCGCGGAAATTTCTTTTTTGACAGATGTCAAAATACTTGCAAAAACTGCCGTGGCGGTGTTTTGCAGATGAACCTCGCGCTTATTGCCGCGCTTTCGGTGTTTGCGCCGCTCGCGTTCGCAAGCGTTGAGCCGTGGGCCAGGGCTCTGCTTGAAACCGGCATGCTGCTTGCCGCCGTTTTAACGGTTACCCGCAGCCGTTACCTTTACCCCTCGCGCGCCAGCACCACTATCGTTGCGGGCGCGCTGGCGGTGGCTTTGACAGGTCTGCTTCAGTCAGCCTCGGCGCACCCGGTGAACGCGCATGCCGGCTGGCTGCCGTTCACGGTCTGGCGGCCCGGCACCAGGGACGGCATTGTGCTGTGGTGCTGTTATGCGGCGTTTGCGTTCGCCGTGACGCAGGCGGTGGAACGGAAAATTCACCTGAAAATCGCCATGTGGTCAGTTTTCCTGACCGGCCTTGTGGTGGCATTCACCGGCATCTTCCAGAAAACCGGCAACGAAGTATACATCTACGGGCTGAGGAAGATATCCGGGACGGGTATGCCGCCATTCGGCCCGTTTATCAACCGCGACAACGCCGCCAGTTATCTGGTGATGAGCGCGCTTTGCGGGCTGGGCCTTTTTCTGTCCGGATTCGCCGCTTATGACAAATTCGCCGGGCGCGGCAAAAAACTGGATTTTTTCGCCCGGCAGGCCGTTATGGCGTTAATGCTCGGCATCAATATTTACGCGATCATATTCACCGGCTCGCGGGGAGGCATCCATTCATTCGCGGCGGCGCTGTTTATCGTGGCGGTGCTGGCGGCCTTTAAATTTTTGAAAGCCGGCCGGCGGACACTCGCGCTCGGCGGCGCCGGCCTGCTCGCCTGCGGATACCTGACCTTGATCCATTTCACGCCGGACCTGCTGGCCCGCAACTCCGAAGGATTCACGAGCACGGTGCTTATCCGCCTGTCCATGTACAAAAGCGGATTCGTGATGTTCAGGGATTTCCCGCTGTGGGGCGCGGGCCTTGATTCGCTGATCCACGCTTTCCCGTACTATCAGAATTACGCGGTCGTGCCGGGCACGGTTGAACATGTCCACTCCGACTGGCTGGAACTGGTTCTTACCGCAGGGCTTGCCGGCGCGCTGGCGTTCATGGCAGGACTAACGGCATTCATGTTCTACGCCGTGCGGACTGTAATGAAAAGCATGTCGCCGCAAAAAACCATCGCGGGGATCTGCCTGCTCGCCGCGGCAGTTGCTTTCTGCCTGCACGCCTGTTTTGATTTCCCGCTTCAGATTCCCGGCAACGCGCTGACCTTTTTCCTTATACTGGGGCTGTTAGGCACCAAAACCTTTGAAAAAGCGCGTGCGGATTTCGATGCAACCCGCAAACTGAAAACCCGATCCTCCCGTTACCGGGCGGCACTGGTTCCGGCCGCCGCCATATTGGGAATACTGGCATTGCCGCCGGGACTGGCGAACATATGCCGGCTGGACGCCGCCGGACTCGATCCCGCAGGCAAAGCGGTTCTGCTTGAAAAATCGCTGCTGTGGCAGGCCGACCCACGCACAGCGCGCAGCGCCGCCATAAATTATTACAACATGGCGGTCCGCGAACCGGAGAAAAGACGTTTTTATCTCAACAAAGCCGCGGAAACATATATGCCCTATCTAAAGCTGACACCGCTTAACATTCCGTTGAAAAAAACCGCCGCCAAAACAGCGGATTTCATGGCCTCCGACCGTCATGATTCCGGCAGCAAAAACAAATCCCGCCAGCCTGGTCGGCAAACTACTGTCAATTAAGACGCTGTGCCAAAAGTCACGACAGATCTAGTGCTTTTGCCTTAGTTTTTTGTTATCATTGAGATATGCCGCATCGTTTTTCGAGATACAATAGATTAATTATCCTGACCGCAGATGCCGGTTCGGTAGCATTGTCGTTTCTGCTGGCGTTTCTGCTGCGCTTTGATTTTCACATACCGGCTGTTCAGATGGATTCCATGCTTATGGCTATCCCGCTGGCTGTCGGGATACGCATAGGCGCGCTGGAATTTTTCGAAATCTACAAAGGTCTTTCGCGCTACGCAAGCATCAGGGAACTGGGCAATATTCTAAAAGCGGTGCTCATTGCCCAGTTGGGCATAGCGGCGCTGCTGCCGTTTTTAAGGCCCGGGTTTCCGCGCTCGATACTCATTCTGGAACCATTGCTGACGCTTCTGCTTATAGGAGGCTCGCGTTACTTTATCCGGCTGACCCGTAACTGGCGTTACGGAACAAAACATACCTCCGATACTCTGCCGAAAATGCTGATCTTCGGCGCGGGCGATATGGGAGAAGCGTTGCTCAGAAGCATGCTGGACTCGGAACACCCGACCGCGCGCATTGTGGGGTTTCTTGACGACAATCCCAGCAAATGGGGCCGCCACATTCACGGCATAACCATTTTCGGAGGCAAGAACAAACTCACGAAAATCATCAAAGACTGCGAGGTGGACGAAGTGGTGGTCGCCATATCCGCCTCCAAGGGCAGGATCATCCGCGAACTGATCGAAATCTACTCCCGGAATATTGACAGGAAAGTGCTGTTTAAAACCGTTCCGGCAATGGAAGATGTTATAAAAGGGATGTCGCCGTCCACGCATCTGCGCAACATCAAGCTGTCGGATCTGCTGCAGCGCAAACCGGTTACGCTTGATATGGAAGCGGTTATCGGACTGCTGTCCGGGAAAACCATACTGATAACCGGCGCGGGCGGTACTATCGGCAGCGAGGTGTGCAGGCAGATCCTGTCCTATAATCCGAAACGGATTATCCTGCTGGAAAACAACAATACCGCGCTGTTTAACATTGACCGAGAATTGAACGACAAACATCCGGCCGCGAAGTTCGTGTCGGTCGCGGGCGATATCCGCGACCGGGAAACCTTGAAAAACATTTTTGAGACCTACAGTCCGACAGTAATATTTCACGCCGCGGCGCACAAACATGTCCCGCTGATGGAGCATAACCCTCAGGAAGCCGTAAAAAACAACGTGCTGGGCACACGGCTGGTCGCGGAAACCGCGGCTCAATACGGGGCGGAACGGTTTCTGTTCATCTCGACCGACAAGGCAGTGCGCCCTTCAAGCGTAATGGGCGCGACAAAACAGCTCGCCGAACGGATGCTCAACTCTTTCGCTGCTAAACATCCCGGCACGCGGTTCATGTCGGTGCGGTTCGGCAACGTGCTGGGCAGCTCCGGCAGCGCGGTACAGATTTTCCAGGAACAGATCGCCGCCGGCGGGCCGGTTACAGTCACCGACGAAAACACCACCCGCTATTTCATGACGACCGAGGAAGCCGTGCAGCTTATTCTGCAGGCCTGCTCCATGGGCAAGGGCGGAGAAGTGTTTGTGCTGAATATGGGCACTTCGGTGAAAGTGCTTGATCTGGCAAAAAATCTCATTGCTTTAAACGGACTGGAACCCGGCCGCGACATCAAAATCAAGATCATCGGCCTGCGGCCCGGCGAAAAACTGCATGAGGAACTGTTCCGTGATTCCGACATACGAAAAGACACCGGGCACGGCGATATTTTCGCGGCTGTTCCTGACCATCTCGACGGCGACCTGCTTGACCGCCAGATGCGTCAGCTTATGGAAGCGGTAAAACTGCACGACCCTGTTCCGGCGCTTAAACTCATAGCTGAAGCGGTTCCGACCTACAAGGGACACCCGCTGCTGAAAGCGGACCACGCCAAATGAACATGCCAGCCGGCCTGAAAACCACGCTGACGGCCGCAGCTTACGCTCTCTTTTGCGGCACGGCCTCGGCCTGGCGGCTCATTCCCGGCATGGCGGAACAGCCGCCGGCCGAAAATTTTTTCCCGATCGGGATCTACGGAGTGCTTTCGCCGGACTCGGTGCCTTTGCTCAAGGAAGCGGGCTTTAACACAATCCAGACTTACACGCAGGCGCCTGATAAAATTGCCGCGCTTGCGACGGCCTGCCGCAAGAACGGAATGAAACTGGTGTCCTCGCCCTACCGGGTAATGGGTTCGCCTTATGCGAAAGAAGCGCGGAAAACATGGCCGATACTGGCGTGGTATCTGTATGATGAGCCGGAGGTGCACAGCCTTACTCCGCCCGAACTGTTTTTGAAATATATGGAAGTGAAGAACTGGTCGCAGAACCAGCGGACGGTTTTCGTGACAGGCGAAGGGAAATGCGCCGTGGCATACGGAAAATCCGCCGACGCGCTGATGGTGGACTGGTATCCGGTTCCGCACCTGCCTCTTGAAAGCGCCGGCAGGCAGATTGACACCGCGCTCAAAGGCCTCGGGATCATCAACCAGCCGTTAAAACCGGTCTGGGCGGTGCTGCAGGCATTTAACTGGCTGTACTACCCGCAGCACAGCAGGAACCGGATCGGCCGCTATCCGACCGCCGCCGAACTGCGTTTTATGACCTACCATTCTGTTTTATCGGGCGCGAAAGGCGTGTTTTATTTCACTTTCACCAACAGCAGCACCGGACTGCCGCTCACCGAATATCCGGAGCTCTGGCACAATCTCTCAAAAACGGTGAAAGAAATCGCCGGCTTGCGGAAAGTGCTTGAGTCCGGCACGGAAACGGAATGCCCCGCGGCCTGCGCCGGACCGCTCGCCTGCCGGGCATGGAAATACGACGGGAAAACCTATCTTGTAGCCGCCAACACGGCCAATACCCATACCGTCATGCCGAAAGCGCTGCGCGACGACAGAAAATGGACGGTGCTGTTTGAGCGGTCCGCCAAAATAGAAGACCTGACGGAAGAACGCAGACACCCCCGTTTCAGCCCTTACCGGGTATTCGTATTGCGCAGCCGCTGACCGCGTGCCGGGCCGGCCCGGTGCCATGCCCGGAAACTTTTAAATCCGGTTCCCATATCCCAAGGTTTGATATATAATATACATGTGAGCGGAAAACGTTTCAAAAGAGTCACTGCCGCCGTTTTGACCGCAACGGCTTTCTGCGCTGTATGCAGCGCATTCTTTCCAATCTGTATGGACGGGCCCGCCGCGCCGGAAGAGTATCGGCTTTTGAAAACCGCGGGGTTTAACTGTGTGTCAGTTTCCTCCGCCGGAAGCGGCGCGATGCCGCAAATCATCAAATCCGCAAAAGCCGCGGGCCTGCGGCTTATCCTGCCGCAGGCCGCGCTTGACGAAAACACCGTGAAAAACGTCTGGGCCGCATACGGCGGCTCAAACGCCGGGACCAACAGCATTATCACGGTCGCCGGCAGCGCGGCAGCGGCTTTCAAACTTGTTGAAAAATACAGCTACATTCTGCTTGCTCCTGCCTCGCAGTCCGATCCGCTCGCCTGCTCAAGACAAACAGGCCTGCTTACCGGCGCCATCAAACTCGCGGGGAAGAAAAGCGTGACCGAAGGCGTGTTCTGCCGGGTTCCATCCGATTTTTCGGACACGGCGGGCTTTCCGGTTTTTGAAACGCTGCGGTTCGCCGCATGGAGCGCGGTTGCCTCCGGAGCAACCGGAATTTTTTACGGGCCGGCCGCGCCCGCCAGGCTTTCCGAACTCGGAGATCTGCTCGCCTGCGCCGCGCGCGTGAACGCCGAACTGGCCGACATGGCTCCGGTCGTTTCAGCCGCCCGCGCCGAACAGCCGCCGCTGCGCGCGCCCGCGCCGCTGCGCGCCGCCGCCTGGCGACACCACGGCAGACTCTATACCGTTTTGATAAACACCGGCCCGTCCGCCATGGCCGCTCCGGCTGAACTGCTGAACGGGCGGTTCCGCCCGCTGTTCGAAACCAACAGGGACGTGCGCGCCAGCCTCGCGCTTTATAAAGGCCGATATTATATACAGGGGCACCGTGTTCTGGTGCTGGAAAGCTGACTTTATGACCCCAAAACCGCTTAAAAAATATTTGACAGGCCCATTAGCGCGGGTTACCCGGTTCGCGGCGCTGCTTGCGCTGGCGGGCTGCGCCGGCGCGCCGAAACTGGAAGGCCCGCAGTTGCCGCCGGCCGAGCAGCCTGTTGCGCAGGCTCCCGCGGCAAAGGAACCGGGGCTGGTGTTCAGATCGCCGGGAAAAATCAAAATCTTTTCGCATTCGGAAACAAACTGGCGGTACCGCGACCTGCCCGCCGGACTTGACGCAGGTGACCGCATCCGTGTCGCGCCGGACAGCGGTTTTGCGGAAATCTATCTGCACAGGAATATCCTGATCCGGCTCGGCGCGGCCAGCACGCTGGGCATCATAAGCACCGCTCCGGCGGCTTTTGAACTGATAGCTGGGCAGGTGGAAATCTGGAATAATTCAGGCGCCGGGCTAAGCATCATATCGGAAGGCGCGGCGATAACCGCGGGCAATGGCACGCTGCTGGCCCGCATCACCGGGAAAAACAGCATTGAGGCCTGGGCTTACAAAAACAGCATCACGGTGAAAAAAGACGCCTCGACCCAATTGGTGCCGGAAATGAAAAAATTATTTCTCTCGGCGGAAGGAGCGTTTTACCTCTCGCCGATCGGACGGTTTAACAAAATACCGCCCATGCCGGAGCCGGACGCGCAACTGGTCCGGCAGGTGGATTCGCTATTTGCGCCGGAACGCTGACCCCGGAGGAGAATTTTCGCGATGAAAAACAGAACTGTGGCGGTAGGCTGTGACCATGCGGGTTTCGCGCTGAAACAGACTGTGATAGACCGGATAATCAAAAACGGCGATACCGCGCTTGATCTGGGAACCTGCGGCACCGACTCGGTGGATTATCCGGATTTCGCCAGAGCGGTGGCCCTCAAAGTGGCCGGCGGCGAAGCCGGACTGGGCGTGTTGATCTGCGGCAGCGGCGTGGGGGTCTGCATCGCCGCCAACAAATTCAAAAACATACGGGCCGGGCTGTGCCATGACACCTATTCGGCTGCGCAGGGTGTGGAGCACGACCATATGAACGTGCTGTGCCTAGGCGCGCGGATAGTGGGTGCGGCGGTGGCGGAATCAATCGTGGACGCGTTCCTGAAAGCCCGGCAAACCACCGAGGGCCGGCATTTGCGGCGGCTGGGCAAAATATCCGAGATTGAAAAAGAGAACATGAAATAAAGCAGAAACAGAACCTTGGGACA contains the following coding sequences:
- a CDS encoding O-antigen ligase family protein, yielding MNLALIAALSVFAPLAFASVEPWARALLETGMLLAAVLTVTRSRYLYPSRASTTIVAGALAVALTGLLQSASAHPVNAHAGWLPFTVWRPGTRDGIVLWCCYAAFAFAVTQAVERKIHLKIAMWSVFLTGLVVAFTGIFQKTGNEVYIYGLRKISGTGMPPFGPFINRDNAASYLVMSALCGLGLFLSGFAAYDKFAGRGKKLDFFARQAVMALMLGINIYAIIFTGSRGGIHSFAAALFIVAVLAAFKFLKAGRRTLALGGAGLLACGYLTLIHFTPDLLARNSEGFTSTVLIRLSMYKSGFVMFRDFPLWGAGLDSLIHAFPYYQNYAVVPGTVEHVHSDWLELVLTAGLAGALAFMAGLTAFMFYAVRTVMKSMSPQKTIAGICLLAAAVAFCLHACFDFPLQIPGNALTFFLILGLLGTKTFEKARADFDATRKLKTRSSRYRAALVPAAAILGILALPPGLANICRLDAAGLDPAGKAVLLEKSLLWQADPRTARSAAINYYNMAVREPEKRRFYLNKAAETYMPYLKLTPLNIPLKKTAAKTADFMASDRHDSGSKNKSRQPGRQTTVN
- the rpiB gene encoding ribose 5-phosphate isomerase B → MKNRTVAVGCDHAGFALKQTVIDRIIKNGDTALDLGTCGTDSVDYPDFARAVALKVAGGEAGLGVLICGSGVGVCIAANKFKNIRAGLCHDTYSAAQGVEHDHMNVLCLGARIVGAAVAESIVDAFLKARQTTEGRHLRRLGKISEIEKENMK
- a CDS encoding nucleoside-diphosphate sugar epimerase/dehydratase, which encodes MPHRFSRYNRLIILTADAGSVALSFLLAFLLRFDFHIPAVQMDSMLMAIPLAVGIRIGALEFFEIYKGLSRYASIRELGNILKAVLIAQLGIAALLPFLRPGFPRSILILEPLLTLLLIGGSRYFIRLTRNWRYGTKHTSDTLPKMLIFGAGDMGEALLRSMLDSEHPTARIVGFLDDNPSKWGRHIHGITIFGGKNKLTKIIKDCEVDEVVVAISASKGRIIRELIEIYSRNIDRKVLFKTVPAMEDVIKGMSPSTHLRNIKLSDLLQRKPVTLDMEAVIGLLSGKTILITGAGGTIGSEVCRQILSYNPKRIILLENNNTALFNIDRELNDKHPAAKFVSVAGDIRDRETLKNIFETYSPTVIFHAAAHKHVPLMEHNPQEAVKNNVLGTRLVAETAAQYGAERFLFISTDKAVRPSSVMGATKQLAERMLNSFAAKHPGTRFMSVRFGNVLGSSGSAVQIFQEQIAAGGPVTVTDENTTRYFMTTEEAVQLILQACSMGKGGEVFVLNMGTSVKVLDLAKNLIALNGLEPGRDIKIKIIGLRPGEKLHEELFRDSDIRKDTGHGDIFAAVPDHLDGDLLDRQMRQLMEAVKLHDPVPALKLIAEAVPTYKGHPLLKADHAK
- a CDS encoding DegT/DnrJ/EryC1/StrS family aminotransferase, translating into MQIPFHKSYITEDEINAVVEAMKSGWITMGPKTIEFENKFRDYIFEDSNVAPENRFAVSVNSATAALHLALKAIGLQRGDEVIMPTCTFIATAEVVTYFGAIPVLCDIEYDTHNIDASKIEPLVTARTKAIMPVHYGGQMCDMDAIAAIAKKHGLKVIEDAAHCLPSSYKNRRAGTLSDITCFSFYATKTLACGEGGMLVTTNPDYAKTAKINRLHGISRDAWDRYTAQGSWFYEVVDNGNKYNTTDINAAIGLAQLDKLDYMHSRRAAIAARYDRTFAGSAVIRPVIKAGRETSWHLYAIKVNNRDEVMAKLKGNGISTSLHFIPVHRQPYYMKEYGYRLEKYPIAEKVYAQTISLPIFTAMTEEEADFTAKETLRHAR
- a CDS encoding sugar transferase yields the protein MPARLYVPAGKRMLDMTLIIFALPLVIPLFIAAALAVKAGDGGPVFFRQKRAGLAFQPFFILKFRTMTENAERQGAQITAGGDTRITPVGKFLRAAKLDELPQLFNVLKGEMSLVGPRPEVARYVELFRQDYETVLSVRPGITDYAAIAFRNEEELLARCQRPRDAYVNEILPAKIALYKKYVAEISFLTDVKILAKTAVAVFCR